The DNA window aagtgtgtgtgcaggtagAATCCTGACTGCAAGCATTTGTAATTTACAGTCCATTTTCATTTGTGCAAATgtaactcaaaagaaaaaaaaatccacagccATCACAGGTGATAATCTCCAAAGCAGTTGTATGAACACTGGGGAAAAGCTTATTTTTGTGTCACACACATTGCAGCCTTTGCAATCATCTTttagagaaaaataacaaaatatccTCTTGGCAGGCAAATAAATAACCGGCTTagcttttacaaaaaaatactgtcatTCCATCTTGTGGGTTGATTAATGCTCCAATTAATCATGGCCCCAACTTTACCTTTGATTTTCTTCCACTCAGACTTGGAGATTAACTCCTCAGACTTTCTAAAAGTAGACTCAGGGGAATCCTTGTCCAACATGTAGACACTTGCATTTTCACTCACTCCACATCAGCTCAAAATATTCCTAGTAGCAAGACAGGAAGGGGAATTCCTGAATCAGCTTATAAAGTGTATCCAGATCCTGTGCCAAGCctttttaaaatcaatgttaaaaagaaatgaggaaaagGGGAACACTACAAGAGCCACACCCAGTCTCTTCTGCTGGTTCTAACTTTCCAAACTCCAACGCGGGAGCAGAGATGCATGTTTTTTCCTTTCGTAACTTccatacatacattcatttgTCCAACATCCCACCGCTTGATCAACTGGCTGTCTGTCCATTCACTGAAAACAGGTGAAAGCTTGTACTTTTATAAAGTAAAAGATCTCATCCTTAgtctttctcattttcctctgTTTAAGCATCCGCAGACCTCCTCTTTGTTTCAAGTCTCTATCCATCCACAAAAAAGATCCACGATGTTGGCCAATGTCACCGGAACTCGTAGATGGCAGCACTGTGCTCGGGAACGTGGGTGAGGTTTAGTGACTGGTACCTGCAGTTAAACAATATAGTATATATTAGAATACGTACAAGAAGACAACAAGATATTACAAAGCACATTGGATACCTAATCCTTACCCAGCCTGTTTCATTGTATGTTCATGGAATGTTAAACTAAAAGCTGCTTTACTTGTAAGAAACTCATATCTCCTTAAGTTTTAATACATATTTCTAAAAATCAAAACACTTACGACAGTGTAAAAGTAGTCCTGAGCTTATAACCCGGCAGTACAACCAAATTAATCAAATTCAAACTGTAGTTTCATCCATGTAAGGTTAGTTAGAAGTAGAGCTGTCCCATTCATCTGTTAATAATCTCAGCAACTCTAATGGAGAAATTAAAAACTGAGGGCACCTTGACAGAAGCAAATAGCTAGAATTTTTGCTGTTGACTCCCCAAACCTGATATTCTTAAAGCCATTCCCTCACAAGTCTGATGAAGTCGGATGAGTAATATAATAACTCAAACTCCCCTCACATTCAATAATGTTTAACTGTGTTACCATTCAGAGCTTCTGTGATAATAGTAGCCCTCGATCGTCGCTGTGGATTTCTGGAAGCAAATGTAGTAGAATCCAGCAAAAGACGCGCCGCTGATGTCTTTAATTGTATGATCAGGAACCAGAAACTGTTCCTGAAGAAAACAGACATGATGAGAAATAGCAGCAGCTGCAGTTTAGAGGTGATTTACTACAACAAGAGGTCAGGCTCAATTTACAAACCTACCCTTACCTTCCACCTCATAAAAATATAGTCAGAGTTCTTCAGATCCTCATAGTCAAAATCATCAGAGTTAAATGTTTTGGCATACTGGTAGAAGGCCTGGAACTTGCCCTTGACACAAAAAATAAGATTATTAGGTCATCGCTTAGAAGCCTGCAGTGGAGCACTTTGGtagatttaaatgaaaaatgctTACCCAGTGCTTACGGTCTACATCCTCATCTGCATCCCATTTCCGGGTGAGAAATGGACGCTTACTACTGATGATCTCTCCAGCGAAGAACGTAGTCAGAGTTGGATATTCCTGTGACAAATCACAACACAGAAACATGTACATTGTTAAAGTGAGATTTACAGCCTGATTTGACAGTTGTATAACATGACATCCATAGACCATCAATGTATCTTGACAGGGCAGACATATGTTCAATTATATATGTTTCTGCCTTAATGAAGAAATTATTCACCTCTGTTAATCCTTTTATCTTCAGGTAGCCACACAGGTAGGAATCCTCCATGGTGACATGCTTAAGAAAGGAAACAGTAAACGCTATTAATGAAAAGAATTGCGGGGTTTTGAACATCCAAGTGGGGAATGCTGAGAAATAAATTTATGGAATGAATATTATCTAATAACTTTTAATAGAAAATGGCAAGAAACGCCCAGGATTTTTAGAGTCTTCTGACAAATGCTGCCAAAAATTGTGAAATCACTaagttttatttctgtaaacaTCAAGAACAAAACTGTCACTTTCATTTGAATGGGTCGCAGGGGAATTGCTACGTTCACATCTAGTTATTCGAGATATTCAATTTCAGGCCAGGGCTCATTGATTTTCCAGCTGTCAATCACCAGTCCGAACATTTGACAGATCACCAGCAGCCCCTGACAGCTCGACTGAATCAAGAAATATTCACTTCATTGTCCCACCTGCAAAACAACCTCCACGTCGTAAGAGTTCCCTTTGCTCTTCTGATGGCCCCTAAACTTGGAACCGCTGTACAGCAGCGAAGTGACAACACCAGGCTGGTGGGTGTTTATCGGTGGCGAGGGAATAAGCGAGGCCGAGGATGTGAAGGCCACGACATTTGAGTCGCAAAGGTATCCAGCGGGGACAGGCATGGCTCCCGCTTCGCTGGCTCGACACCCAACGTGGGGAATTGCCGTCTGGGCGCTGGATTCTGATGGCGTCTGCGAAGAAAGACAAAAGTGGTCCACCAACATTCAACGCCCCCTATTCCTCCACGGTTCAGTTAACCGGGCTACAAGCTCCCAGAAAAGTAGCATCGGTGGACTTCGACGCAGCGCTGTGAGGCATCAGAATCCGTCTTTCACATTGGTCAAGTAAGTTCGGCCTTCTAACATGTTCAACGCTCATTGGCTGAACATGCGGAAGCCAAAAAAATGAACAACTACCTGTAGTTTTTCCCTGTTGTGTAAAGCGTCGTAGAAGCACACATAGAACTACACTTCCCAAATACTAAAATCTCTACGAGACTGTTCGTCATGCGTAAGAAGGTCACACGCATGCTTTTGAACGAAGGAGatgcaaaatgaaaactgaaCACAACATGCGAAAATAAGTAGAAACATCGCGACTATAGTGGCAGCGCTTCGAGCATCGTTTTCATACGAATACTGTACAATAACTAGCCAGACCGATAGGGGAGAATGCACTTAATTTAGTGTGGTCCTAATCAGATAGCCTAGCTAAGACAGCTAGCTTTCCTAAACCCCTTCACTATGTTTAGGAGCCTTGTTAGATTCCAGAGTCTCTCAAGACAAACACATTCACTCAGTAAAGTGTACCAAAGAAGTCGGCACAATGAGTTAGGTTTGAAATATTCTACAGCCTCAACAGGTATGGTTTATTTTTATAACATCAATACATATCTATCAGTTTTCCATGCTGTTATTGTTAAGGCAATGTTTCCTGCTGTTTCCAGAACGAAAACGATTTTATCGAGATGTCAGTATATCACAAGGTGAAGGTAAGCATCAAGTGTCACTAGTCATTGGAATATGACAGTTATGCTATCACTCTGCAAGTGAAAGGTGACCCTCATCTGTGCTCCCCTCATTTATAGACAGTTCAAATGTAATGTGTTTGATTAGGACACTAAAGGCTTATCTCTCTGTACCTCCatgtttctgttatttttattttcttgtaggTGGCTTATTTGAGGTGAACCTGGACAGAAGGAAACTGAAAACTCCTGCAGGGAAACTGTTCACAGTACCAAATGAAGCCCTCGCTATCGCTGTGGCAACTGAATGGGATGCTCAAAGGGACACCCTGAAGTTCTACTCAATGCACCTGGTATGGCCTTTGGTTGACAGTTTCTAATCCTATGGACAGATCTAGTTTGTTCCTGTATGCATGGCTGGAGGCAAAACATTTAACTACTATTCAAATAAGTATCAGGGAAAAGGCACTGTTTATCAGAAGTTTGAGTAACCGGATCACATGAGAAcaatttgaataatttattaatttttctcaGGACAGAAAATGCAACTTGTTTTTGCTGTAGCAGTCTAAACGATTCAACCGCTTACTGACAGGTATCTCAAAAACGTTGTAGAAACCATTTTGCTTATTCACATGGGATGCATGTTCAGACACCAGCTTCAGACAGCATTCCAGAGGAATCTTAACCCATTCTTCATGGGTAAAAGTTTCCACTTCTGGAATGTTCATGCCAGCtaataaatactgtagtataTTTTAACGTCTAAACTAAAAATTCTGTTTAAATAATTTTGCCATTATAtatctttttaatatttttaagtgTACTCTATATGTTAAATGTAGAAATCTCTTCATGCTATGAAAAATACACGTCATGCTAATTGTAATGATAGTTGCAGATTTTGTGAGACTGAAAAATACTGGTTaatgacagattttatttaaagtcaGCTGATTCTCAGAGGAAATATTATTGGTAATAATTTACCACAAAGGCTTGTCTTCGTTATATTGCTAGTtaaagtcaataaaataaaaatgtaactaacAAACTGTTACTTTATTTGACTATTTTATCTTTCCTTGCAGACTACGTTGTGCTACACAGCACTGGACAATCCCTCCCAACGTAACAAGGACCAAATGATCAATGCTGCCTTGAAGTTCCTGGAGACAGATACTGTCTGGTATGAAATAGTCTTCCTTACTGTGTAAAATAGTCTTCCTTACTGATTTTAAGATATACTTAATTTATATTTAGTCCCTGACAAAAGTCTTGTTGTTTATCCAAGTTGTAGGAAGAACAATTAATAACTTGGCTTGTAGTTGATCAATTTGAATCGCACACAAAAATAATGTGCAATAGAAATTATACTTTATTTTGAATGCACAAGCATGCTACAATAACATCAGAACATAAAGTCAAGCTTCCATGGCCAAAATAATATCATGTATGACTCCCGTGAGCTTGGAGGACTGCATTCATCCGTCAGCGATGGCTCGAACAACTTGAATGAAGCCATGTggaataacaaagaaaacagtgGTCTAGGACTCCCAAAGTTCAAGAttctttggtttcattttccaagcctcttttttttcatcttaccCTGGACGTACTCAATAATGTTCATGTCTGGTGACTGGCCTGGCCAATCCTGGAGAACCTTAACCACCTTCGCTATCAGGAACTTTCATGAGGAGCTTGAAGTATGAGAAGGAGTGCTATCTTGCTGAAGAATTTGGTGTTGTGGTTTGGAATATAATAGGCAGCAAGAATTTGCTGATAATTTGGGCTGTTGATTTTGCCATCCCTGCAGATCTCTCGCACAGCCCATACAGGATGTAACCCTTCACTATGATTTTTCCTCCTCCAACATCGACTTTTCTGGGTAAATCTTGGGTCCATGCGGATCCCAACAGGTTTTCTGCATTGCTAGTGAAGATTAGGATGCATTTCATCATCAAAATTCACTGTCTGCCACTTTTTCACTGTCCTTCCTTTCTCCAAGCTTTGGGCTTTGACAAATGCAACCTATTTCTTTAGGTGTCTTTTGTTTTATAGGGGTTTGTGAACACTAATTTGGCCATGGACACCACTGCATGAGAAAATTTGATAAACAGGGCTGACCATGGACTGTCAAAGCAAGAAGTGTTCCTCTTAAACAGTTATATGATGGAGTCTGCCTGACCTGAACTTGTTATAAACTTCACCAGTTTCTTCAAACCTTTTTCTTACTTTCTCTGATTTTTTGGATACACTGAGGATGTGTTCCACCTCAGCAGCAGATTTGGTCCTCAGGCTCCTGATTTGGTATGTTGTGAGAGGTCAGGTTGCACTTCACATGAAGGTCTGGTGTGCTGGGGTTGTTTTTATACacacattgaaatattttatttacagtatttttcacgGGTGAAGCTCTAATCTTTAACTAGTTGAATCATTCAAAAACATGAGAAGACTTTGTCCAAGCAAAGTCTGACCTTTCTCTGATAATTAAATGATAAATCTCATTGAATGATacaaggttttattttggtttaatCATGATCTAGAATAATTTGCCTTTCATATAATCCATTTCTAACTGCAACTACATGTCAAGTTATCTTTTATGGTTCCTACAATTAAGATAAACGACAAGACTTTTTTCAGGGACTGAATCATTCTTAACACAGGGCCTTTTAGTTGCCATGAGCATCAACTTTTTCTGTATTATGCATTTCCATATATGGTCTAAATTCATTTCCTGCAATACTCCACTAACTTAATATCGCATTTTTTggcatttaaattcattcaaagACTGCAAAAGTTAGAGCTCAGCCTGCATGGTAGATATTAAATGTCTCTGTTCAGAGCCAAATGGCATCCTTTCAGTTAAAATCCATGTTTGCTGGcaagacaaaagaaaatcaagtgTGAATAGAAGAATTTAACAGACAATTTGTcatctttaaaatttaaattgtttgtgttttgtgcagTTACAGAGTAGATGAGCCCTACGGCTTGGTTGATCTGCAGAAGAATGAATGGGATCCTGTACTGCACTGGATTGAAAATAGGTACAGTAATCTCAGCATGAGCTTCTACCACAGCCATGGTAAATGTGATGTTCTTCAAGTCAGTCAAATGGCAGAAATGGTTCAAATAATACAAGCTGTTGTGTTgaaatttacattttgtatttttacatttttgtattcACTATTCACTATCACTATTATCCCgtgcttttgtgtgtgaagGAACAATAGacacacaatttattttggACCTCTACTTGAGAAAATCTAGTGATTACTTTTTGGGGGGTGTCAGTTGAAGTATATCCacttaaaaagttttattttcaccagGAGACTCTTGTTACCTTTGATTGTTTATTGTGGTTGAGCCCTTGTAAGTGGCGAGTATGTGGATGCAGAGCAgatgagagggaggagggattCAGCTGCTACAAGACCATGAAGGTGGTAAAACTGGTTGTTTCTGAGAGGAAAAATGgttgttgttgtgtaaataGTGGGACCGGCTGCTGTTAGTACAGGTGTACTTGATATGTTTAGTAGGCATGTCTGAATTATTACGTAACTGGCTGAATGCAGTTATTTGATTGTCAGAAACTGTTCTCTTCatctatataaaaaaacaactggatGAAACATAAATGTCATTTCCTTCACTACTTCCCCTTGATTTTCTACCCaggtttaaaaatttttttagatctcTGTCCtgattgttttaatttcctATAACTTCTTTGCAGATATAATGTCACAATTGGTTCTTCATCCAGTATTTTGGGTCCTGAAATCCCAGAAGCAACCAAAGACACTTTCCGGCAGCATCTGTATTCTTACAACTTATGGTCTCTGACAGGTATGAAATTACATATAGAAGAGTCTTAAATTTGGTTATTGTATGCGCTgtaaactgtaaaaataaaaataaagctatTGTGTGgataaacatttttatctgtGATTTTATAGTAAAAAGGcacctatatatttatttttctgcaggGCTTGAGTATGTGATCACACAGCTGAAGTCTGTTGTGTTGTCATTGGGGCTGATTGACAGACATCTGAGTGTGGAACAGGCTGTGCTGCTGTCCAGACTAGAGGAAGAATATCAGGTAGAAGAGTAGCCGAATCAATCAAGTttaatcaatcaagttttatttatgtagcgcttaatcatgacagcagacatttcaaagcgctttaacagacagagaaacccaactgaaccctccagagcaagcataagcgacagtggcggggaaacgAATATGTCTTCACCTCTTTTACTTTGTATTGCTTTATAATATTTCCTATAATAACCCCAAACGGAGATGATTTATCCTGTATTTTGTGATGAATTGCTTGGCTGCTTCTAAAAGAATGTCTATCAGAAAGGTCTGGTCTGTGTTTGCGCTACATAGGGAATCATTGTTTCTTCAAGCAAGCTTttatctgctttttattttatggcACTTAGTTGTCACAAAAAACTCAGAAATTATAGCTTTTTAATGCATTTAGGAACATATAACCTAACCTCGAACAAGTCTGTGTACGATGGAAAGGAGTGAATCACTGGTTTGACCAAGGATGTTCTACAAATCCTTTATCTTGCACTGCTGCATGCAGTGTTGTCTGTACATAGAAACACAAAGGTTTGCTTGCTGCTTTTCCTGCAGAcaatcttattttcttctctattTTTTCTTCCACACAGATTCGATGCTGGGGAAACGTTGAGTGGGCCCATGACTACGACACGTATGAGCTGAGAGCACGAACGGCTGCTGGAGCTCTTTTTGTTCACCTCTCATCTGAGAGTTCAACCGTCAAACGTAAACTCATGCAGGACTGAGAGGGTTAAACTCTTATCCAAACTCTGCTCTCAAATTGACATACATGTCAACCGCCtctgtttatttttggtttgtACAATctggcagacaaacacaacacacagtctGTTTAACAATTATGCCTGCTGTGTCTGTGGTATACTTTAGAGTCATCTCACTCcagtaaaatattgtttgtatttttgcagACACATTAGTGTTTCCTTTGCATTCGCAGTCATCTGTGACTTCAGGAGAATTCACAGATTTTCAAAGAATGATTACTTGTCATGTTGTCAGTCAGTCGTTGTTCTTCACACTTTCTTTTATGAGTAAAATTCCCTTATTCTAGAAAAGTGCATTTGCCATTCTAAAAGTACACATTTTGTAGTGCCAGCTGTATTTAGTAGTGGTGTACTGTGTATCAAAATATTCATTTGTAGTACTGCAACTCTTGCAGCCAAGTGTTTTCTGTGGTTGTGCTGTAAAACATCAAATACATATTTATCCCCATCTTGACTGCACgcttctgtttttacaaaaaaacgAAGTTTTAGGTAAAAATATGGACTGCACCCTGTCCAAATGTCATTTTCGTGTATGAACCTGAGATTTTATCACATCCCGCTTCAGagtggtgatgtaattgtcagctcTTGTGTGTCAGTCCATTCATTAGACCaccttcgcaaccgttgcagatagaaagatgaaacaaaaagcgcattactcaggcggcaaaggggatgaaaaggagatggtgaccttgagaaaagtaggtcaaggtcaaattttaacttttgtacactcaggaaccggataataTAGTGTCAGTAAGATCACAGTTCAaaactactgctttgatctatgaaagcaggtcagagcactagctttgatctttgacctatgcaagtaggtcataaaattttgaattcaagggtgttgcgggatgttgcagtctctgactgcattggttcttgttgctATTTCATTTGACATGGTTTAagatagtttaaaaaaaatatgccattaattttgtctgttcttTCATCTATTGGAAgcaatgcaaaataaaacttgttgtgaatttaaatttaaacaaggcaaattattttgtcattatgaattaaattattgttaatattggACGAGCATTCCTTAGTCTTGCAGTCataaaatacatactgtattttacttttctaTGATACCTTTGGTGTCTTTTataatgagaaaatatttgccttgtttaaattttaattcacaATACGTTTTATTTTGCATTGCTTCCAATAgatgaaagacaaaattaacaatgcaaaataaaacttattgtgaattaaaatttaaacaaggcaaat is part of the Antennarius striatus isolate MH-2024 chromosome 21, ASM4005453v1, whole genome shotgun sequence genome and encodes:
- the LOC137588240 gene encoding glucose-induced degradation protein 4 homolog, with product MLVDHFCLSSQTPSESSAQTAIPHVGCRASEAGAMPVPAGYLCDSNVVAFTSSASLIPSPPINTHQPGVVTSLLYSGSKFRGHQKSKGNSYDVEVVLQHVTMEDSYLCGYLKIKGLTEEYPTLTTFFAGEIISSKRPFLTRKWDADEDVDRKHWGKFQAFYQYAKTFNSDDFDYEDLKNSDYIFMRWKEQFLVPDHTIKDISGASFAGFYYICFQKSTATIEGYYYHRSSEWYQSLNLTHVPEHSAAIYEFR
- the atpaf2 gene encoding ATP synthase mitochondrial F1 complex assembly factor 2 → MFRSLVRFQSLSRQTHSLSKVYQRSRHNELGLKYSTASTERKRFYRDVSISQGEGGLFEVNLDRRKLKTPAGKLFTVPNEALAIAVATEWDAQRDTLKFYSMHLTTLCYTALDNPSQRNKDQMINAALKFLETDTVCYRVDEPYGLVDLQKNEWDPVLHWIENRYNVTIGSSSSILGPEIPEATKDTFRQHLYSYNLWSLTGLEYVITQLKSVVLSLGLIDRHLSVEQAVLLSRLEEEYQIRCWGNVEWAHDYDTYELRARTAAGALFVHLSSESSTVKRKLMQD